Proteins from a single region of Chanodichthys erythropterus isolate Z2021 chromosome 13, ASM2448905v1, whole genome shotgun sequence:
- the ogfod2 gene encoding 2-oxoglutarate and iron-dependent oxygenase domain-containing protein 2 isoform X2: MFDSSQKASLGRTIKISMGCVSESQLRDVIGKIHAEIERRQNHKLESAERAATIKEIYTPLHQHVYHLQESFLAPELLQMVKYCASSDATVEGLLKLIQTEAAPRVYRFPVFREEFCKELIEELEHFEQSDAPKGRPNTMNNYGILLNELGFDESFITPLREVYLRPLTALLYSDCGGSCLDSHKAFVVKYAMREDLELCYHYDNAEVTLNVSLGKEFTEGNLFFGDMRQVPLSETECVEVEHHVTEGLLHRGQHMHGALPISSGTRWNLIIWMRASRERNKLCPMCGKRPTLVESNGFSDGFTMDPDDDTSRNVSCSLT; this comes from the exons ATGTTCGATTCGTCTCAGAAAGCCAGTTTAGGAAGGACTATCAAAAT ATCCATGGGTTGTGTGTCTGAATCTCAGTTGAGAGACGTGATCGGAAAG ATTCATGCAGAAATCGAGAGACGCCAGAATCATAAATTGGAATCAGCAGAGAGAGCAGCTACCATTAAGGAGATTTATACACCTCTACATCAACATGTTTATCATCTACAG GAATCATTCCTGGCCCCAGAGCTTTTACAGATGGTAAAATACTGTGCTTCAAGTGATGCAACTGTGGAAGGACTATTGAAACTAATCCAGACAGAAGCAG CACCAAGAGTCTACAGATTCCCAGTGTTCCGAGAGGAATTCTGCAAGGAACTTATAGAAGAGCTGGAGCATTTTGAACAGTCTGATGCCCCAAAGGGCAGGCCGAACACCATGAACAATTATGGG ATTCTTCTTAATGAACTGGGCTTTGATGAGAGCTTCATCACCCCACTAAGGGAGGTCTATCTGCGTCCACTCACGGCTCTGCTCTACAGCGACTGTGGAGGAAGTTGTCTGGACAGTCACAAGGCGTTCGTGGTCAAGTATGCTATGCGTGAAGACTTGGAACTTTGCTATCATTATGACAACGCTGAAGTCACTCTAAATGTATCACTGGGGAAAGAATTCACAGAGGGGAACCTGTTCTTTGGAGACATGAGACAG GTGCCTCTGAGTGAGACGGAGTGTGTGGAAGTGGAGCATCACGTAACTGAAGGTCTGCTTCACAGGGGCCAGCACATGCACGGCGCTCTGCCTATCTCTTCAGGTACACGCTGGAACCTGATCATATGGATGCGAGCTTCACGCGAGAGAAACAAACTCTGCCCTATGTGTGGTAAGAGACCCACGCTAGTGGAGAGTAACGGTTTCAGTGATGGCTTTACCATGGACCCTGATGATGACACTAGTAGGAATGTGTCATGTTCTTTAACATGA
- the ogfod2 gene encoding 2-oxoglutarate and iron-dependent oxygenase domain-containing protein 2 isoform X1, giving the protein MERFYTCSCFLRDNIFLEEYKLHVRFVSESQFRKDYQNILRSMGCVSESQLRDVIGKIHAEIERRQNHKLESAERAATIKEIYTPLHQHVYHLQESFLAPELLQMVKYCASSDATVEGLLKLIQTEAAPRVYRFPVFREEFCKELIEELEHFEQSDAPKGRPNTMNNYGILLNELGFDESFITPLREVYLRPLTALLYSDCGGSCLDSHKAFVVKYAMREDLELCYHYDNAEVTLNVSLGKEFTEGNLFFGDMRQVPLSETECVEVEHHVTEGLLHRGQHMHGALPISSGTRWNLIIWMRASRERNKLCPMCGKRPTLVESNGFSDGFTMDPDDDTSRNVSCSLT; this is encoded by the exons ATGGAGAGATTTTACACATGCAGTTGCTTTCTCAGAGATAATATTTTTCTTGAAGAATACAAGCTTCATGTTCGATTCGTCTCAGAAAGCCAGTTTAGGAAGGACTATCAAAAT ATCCTCAGATCCATGGGTTGTGTGTCTGAATCTCAGTTGAGAGACGTGATCGGAAAG ATTCATGCAGAAATCGAGAGACGCCAGAATCATAAATTGGAATCAGCAGAGAGAGCAGCTACCATTAAGGAGATTTATACACCTCTACATCAACATGTTTATCATCTACAG GAATCATTCCTGGCCCCAGAGCTTTTACAGATGGTAAAATACTGTGCTTCAAGTGATGCAACTGTGGAAGGACTATTGAAACTAATCCAGACAGAAGCAG CACCAAGAGTCTACAGATTCCCAGTGTTCCGAGAGGAATTCTGCAAGGAACTTATAGAAGAGCTGGAGCATTTTGAACAGTCTGATGCCCCAAAGGGCAGGCCGAACACCATGAACAATTATGGG ATTCTTCTTAATGAACTGGGCTTTGATGAGAGCTTCATCACCCCACTAAGGGAGGTCTATCTGCGTCCACTCACGGCTCTGCTCTACAGCGACTGTGGAGGAAGTTGTCTGGACAGTCACAAGGCGTTCGTGGTCAAGTATGCTATGCGTGAAGACTTGGAACTTTGCTATCATTATGACAACGCTGAAGTCACTCTAAATGTATCACTGGGGAAAGAATTCACAGAGGGGAACCTGTTCTTTGGAGACATGAGACAG GTGCCTCTGAGTGAGACGGAGTGTGTGGAAGTGGAGCATCACGTAACTGAAGGTCTGCTTCACAGGGGCCAGCACATGCACGGCGCTCTGCCTATCTCTTCAGGTACACGCTGGAACCTGATCATATGGATGCGAGCTTCACGCGAGAGAAACAAACTCTGCCCTATGTGTGGTAAGAGACCCACGCTAGTGGAGAGTAACGGTTTCAGTGATGGCTTTACCATGGACCCTGATGATGACACTAGTAGGAATGTGTCATGTTCTTTAACATGA